AATATCGATCGCCAGGTTGGTCGCGCCGGCCTGCTCGGCGCAGCCCAGCAGTGCAAGCATCAGTTGATCGCGCGCTGGCGGGCCGGGCGTGTAGAACAGGTGGCTGGCCGCGTCGCTGTCGCTTGCGCCGAACCCTGGCGCGGGGATGCTCAGGCCGGGCGTCAGCGCCAGCGCGTGCGCCCAGCAGCGTTCGAGCCGTGCGGGCGTGGCGATACCCCACACCTCGAGCAGGGCCGCGTGCTCGCGCAGGTAGTCGATATGCCAGTGCAGGCGCGGCTTTGGCCGGTGCTGGTGGTGCGCCAGCCGGGCCGTGATGCCGCCGCTACCGAACGCGCTGCCAACGTACAGGTAGTAGCCTGCCGTGAAGCAATAGCAGCCCAGCCGGCCGATCGCGAAGTCGGCCAGGTCGGCATCGAGCCGCAGAATGAGCAGATAAATACCTTTCAAGCGCTCCCTGGTAGATGCTGGCCACGCGTGCCCATTATATAGCAGAATGCGCGACACTGCCCCGGTTAGTAGGGCCATACCAGCGCAGGCAGGCCCTGCGGCGGTGCGAGTGCGCTATGCTATAATGCGCGCAACCATTGGGCGACGGGGCGCATGGCGGTGCGGCGATCAGTATTCGCCGCCTGGCCGGCTGCTTCGTCGCTTTTATGCGGAGCACCTGCAATGAATGTGTTGATCGTCGGGTCGGGCGGCCGCGAGCACGCCCTGGCATGGAAGCTGGCTCAGTCGCCGCAGCTCGGGCGGCTTATGATCGCGCCAGGCAACCCTGGCACGGCGCTGCACGGGCACAACCTGCCGATCGGTGCCGACATGCCCGAGCTGCTGGTGCAGCTTGCGCACGAGCAGCGCGTCGATCTGGTGGTGATCGGCCCGGAAGAGCCACTGGCGGCCGGCCTGGCCGATCGCTTTACCGCCGCCGGTATTGCGGTGTTCGGGCCTAGCGCCGCTGCCGCGCGGATCGAGGGCAGTAAGATCTTCGCCAAGCAGATCATGCAGCAGGCCGGCGTGCCGACCGCCGCCGCGCATGTGTTCGATCGGCCTGCCGATGCGATTGCATTTGCGCGCGCCAGCGGCGAAGCGTGGGTGGTAAAAGCCGATGGGCTGGCGGCCGGCAAGGGCGTGGTGGTGCCTACTAGCGTCGCTGCAACGGTTGCGGCGATCGAGCAATTAATGGCTACCACTGCCGGCCAGCGCGTGCTGCTCGAGCAGGTGCTGGTGGGCCAAGAGGTGTCGGTGCTGGCGCTCTGCGATGGAACCAGCCTGCTGCCGCTGCCGCCCGCGCGCGACCACAAGCGCCTGTGCGATGGCGACAGCGGGCCGAATACCGGTGGAATGGGCGCCTATGCGCCGGCCGATCTCGACGCCGAAACCTTCGACGCGATCGTGACCGACATGATGCTGCCGGTGGTGCGCGCGCTGGCCGATAACGGCACGCCCTTCTGCGGCGTGCTGTATGCCGGCGTGATGCTGACTGCCCACGGCCCGCGCATCCTTGAGTTCAACGCGCGCTTTGGCGACCCCGAGACGCAGGTGATTGTGCCGCTGCTCGAGGGCGACCTGCTGGCGGCTCTGCGTGCCTGCGCCGCCGGGGCGCTGCCGCTCGACGCGCTGACATGGCGTGCGGGCGCGGCTGCCAGCGTGGTGCTGGCGGCGGCCGGCTACCCGGCTACCCCTCGTCGTGGCGACCGGATCGTGGGCATGGAGGCAATTGCCGACACCCGCGACGTGATCGCGTTTCACTCTGGCACCGAGTGGGAGGCCGGCGGGCTGATCACGGCCGGTGGGCGAGTCTTGTGTATCACTGGCCTCGGCCCCGACCGCCGGGCTGCGCTCGAGCGCGCCTACGCCGCAGTTGAGTATGTGCAGTTCGCGGGTATGCAGTACCGGCGCGACATTGGCGATCTGTAGATCGACGTTCGCTAAGCGCTAATCATGACAGAATTCCGCATTGCTGTGCTGCTTTCAGGCAGTGGCTCGAATCTTCAGGCGCTGCTCGATGCCCAGGCCGCCGGTACGCTTGGTGCTAAAGTCGGGCTGGTGTTGTCCGATCGTGCCGACGCCTATGGGCTACAGCGCGCACTTGGGCAAGGGATCGCGTGTGCGTGTGTGCCGCTGCCACGCGCCCCGGTGGCAGCACGCGCCGAGCTGCGCGCTGCGTGGGAGCATCGGCTGCTGGGCGTGCTCAACGCCTTCCAGTACGATCTGGTGCTGCTCTCGGGGTTCATGCGCGTGCTCTCGGCCGAGTTTCTGGCTGGCTGCCGTGCCCCGGTGATCAACCAGCACCCGGCGCTGCTGCCCGATGTCGGCCGCGTGCTCAATGCACCGCCCGCAGCCCCTGGCGCCGCTACGGTCGTCACAAGTGGCGGGCTGGTCATACCGGCGCTGCGCGGCGCGCATGTGGTGGCCGAGGCGCTCCGCCTGGGCCTGCCAGTCACCGGTTGCACGGTGCATTATGTCACGCCGGCGGTCGATGATGGGCCGGTGCTGGCATGCGCCGAGGTGCCGATCGTGCCGGGCGATACCGAGGGCGCGCTGCACGAGCGAATAAAGGCCGCCGAGCGCCGCCTGGTGGTCGAGGTAGTGGCGCGGCTGGCTGCGGCGGTGTGACTTACTAAGGCGCGGGGCGTCTCTGCAAGTAAGGCATAAGCCTGGCCGTGCTGCGGCCGGGCGTGAGCAAGCTCGCTTGCCGAGCTAGGAAAGGGGTAGATACCATGGAAGAGCTTGTGAAGGTTATCAGCGAGCGCACCGGCCTGCCGGCCGATCAGGCGCGCGCGGCCGCGCAGGCGGCGATCGATTTCATCAAGTCGAAGTTGCCCGAGCCAGTGCAGGGCTATGTCGATACGGCGCTGAATAGCGGCGGGGCCGGCGGCCTGGGCGACATCGCCGGGCAGGCTGGGAATGTGCTTGGCAGCCTGTTCGGCGGCAAGCAGTAGCACCTGGCGGTATGCTTCGGCGGGGTGTAGCGGCAGCCAGTCGCTAGATCCCGCCGATATAGCGTTCGCGATTAAGTATGCCCTGCGGATCCCAGCGGGCCTTGAGCGTGCGCATGAGCGCCAGCGTTGCCGGCGGTGGCCCCCAGCGGTCGATCGGGTCGCCGGGCAGGGCGGGGCTACCCTCGACGACCGCGTAGCCGCCGAGCTGGGCCAGCCGCGCGCGCAGTGCGGCCAGGTGCGTTCCAGGC
The sequence above is drawn from the Candidatus Kouleothrix ribensis genome and encodes:
- a CDS encoding GIY-YIG nuclease family protein → MALLTGAVSRILLYNGHAWPASTRERLKGIYLLILRLDADLADFAIGRLGCYCFTAGYYLYVGSAFGSGGITARLAHHQHRPKPRLHWHIDYLREHAALLEVWGIATPARLERCWAHALALTPGLSIPAPGFGASDSDAASHLFYTPGPPARDQLMLALLGCAEQAGATNLAIDIRDYQAAIDR
- the purD gene encoding phosphoribosylamine--glycine ligase — encoded protein: MNVLIVGSGGREHALAWKLAQSPQLGRLMIAPGNPGTALHGHNLPIGADMPELLVQLAHEQRVDLVVIGPEEPLAAGLADRFTAAGIAVFGPSAAAARIEGSKIFAKQIMQQAGVPTAAAHVFDRPADAIAFARASGEAWVVKADGLAAGKGVVVPTSVAATVAAIEQLMATTAGQRVLLEQVLVGQEVSVLALCDGTSLLPLPPARDHKRLCDGDSGPNTGGMGAYAPADLDAETFDAIVTDMMLPVVRALADNGTPFCGVLYAGVMLTAHGPRILEFNARFGDPETQVIVPLLEGDLLAALRACAAGALPLDALTWRAGAAASVVLAAAGYPATPRRGDRIVGMEAIADTRDVIAFHSGTEWEAGGLITAGGRVLCITGLGPDRRAALERAYAAVEYVQFAGMQYRRDIGDL
- a CDS encoding phosphoribosylglycinamide formyltransferase, which codes for MTEFRIAVLLSGSGSNLQALLDAQAAGTLGAKVGLVLSDRADAYGLQRALGQGIACACVPLPRAPVAARAELRAAWEHRLLGVLNAFQYDLVLLSGFMRVLSAEFLAGCRAPVINQHPALLPDVGRVLNAPPAAPGAATVVTSGGLVIPALRGAHVVAEALRLGLPVTGCTVHYVTPAVDDGPVLACAEVPIVPGDTEGALHERIKAAERRLVVEVVARLAAAV